Genomic segment of Aliarcobacter trophiarum LMG 25534:
TACCTAAGAATTTATTTTATATGCTTGTATCTACACAAAATAAACTACAAAGAAATATCTTGAATACAAAGCGAAATATATTATTAATTATACTGGCATTTATTGTCTCAACCTTTTTTGCAATAATATTGACAAATTATTATATAAATAAAAAACAAAAACAGCTACTAGAAACAATATATCAAGCTACTCACAAAAATATTTTTGAAAAAACACAAAATTTGATAAGTGATAAACAAAATACATCTTTAGCTATTGCAATATCTTTATCAAAAGATAAAAATCTATATGAAAATTTAGAAAATAAAGATTTTAAAAAGCTAAATTATGAACAAATTGCAAAACTAATTGAGACAAATTCAAAATATAAAAATATCTGGATTCAGATTTTTGATAGTAACTTAAATAGTATTTATAGATCATGGACAAATATAAGAGGAAGCCTTAATTTTAGACCTGATCTAAAAAAAATAGAAGCTTTAAAAAATATTTCAACTTCAATTAGTGCTGGACTATTTAATGTAGGAATAAAAGCAAGAGTTCCTATTTTCGATGAAAATAACAATTTTTATGGGACTTTAGAAGTTATTACACATTTTGATTCAATCACAGAAGATTTGGTAAAAAACAACATCTCTCCTATTGTAATAGGAGATAAAAGTATTAAAAAGAATTTAACAAATCCTCTTTTATCTAAACTTTTCATTGATGATTACTACATTGCAAATGAAAATGTTGATATGAATTTATACAACTATATAAAAGAGAATGGCATTGAGAATTACATAAATATTGAAAATTTTATTGTAGAGAATGGTTATTTAATCTCAAAATATCCACTTTTTGATGAAAAGGGCAATAACTTAGCATACATAATAAATTTTATGGAATTAAATAGTATAAATTTAGAAAATATGAAATATGTAAAAATTCAAGCAATTTTGGCTTCTGTTATAGCACTTATCATACTATTTACAGCTATTTTGGCATATTATCTAAGAGATATAAAAGAGCAAAATCATAAAAATAAAATCCTTTTAGACTCTCAACCAAATATTGTAATAATAACAGATGGAGAAGAGATAATTGATGCAAATAAACAACTATTGTCATTTTTCCCTTTAGCCAAAAATCTTGAAGATTTTAAGAAAAAATATATTTGTATTTGTAACTCTTTTGAAGATTTAAAAAAAGATGATTATATTGTAAACAAAGATTATGATGGTAAAAATTGGGTTGAATATATCTTTGAAAATCAAGATAAAAACTTTAAAGCTGCTATAAAAAATTCAAAAAATGAGCTAAGACACTTTAGTATAAAAACTTCTACTGCAAAAATTGATTTATCTATTATTGTTACTTTTATTGATATTACAAATGAAATTTTACAGCTTGAAAAAGAGAAAAATGAACAGAGAAATCTATTTCAACAATCAAAAATAAATGCTATAGAAAATACTTTAAATAGTATAGCTCATCATTGGAGACAACCTTTAAGTGTGATTAGCACAATAGCAAGTGGGATGAAATTAAAAGAGGAGTTCAAGCAACTAACTAAAAATGATAT
This window contains:
- a CDS encoding PAS domain-containing sensor histidine kinase, which codes for MTNYYINKKQKQLLETIYQATHKNIFEKTQNLISDKQNTSLAIAISLSKDKNLYENLENKDFKKLNYEQIAKLIETNSKYKNIWIQIFDSNLNSIYRSWTNIRGSLNFRPDLKKIEALKNISTSISAGLFNVGIKARVPIFDENNNFYGTLEVITHFDSITEDLVKNNISPIVIGDKSIKKNLTNPLLSKLFIDDYYIANENVDMNLYNYIKENGIENYINIENFIVENGYLISKYPLFDEKGNNLAYIINFMELNSINLENMKYVKIQAILASVIALIILFTAILAYYLRDIKEQNHKNKILLDSQPNIVIITDGEEIIDANKQLLSFFPLAKNLEDFKKKYICICNSFEDLKKDDYIVNKDYDGKNWVEYIFENQDKNFKAAIKNSKNELRHFSIKTSTAKIDLSIIVTFIDITNEILQLEKEKNEQRNLFQQSKINAIENTLNSIAHHWRQPLSVISTIASGMKLKEEFKQLTKNDILLSCDKIILNTKKLSNTIENFSNFFEKDDMASSYSLVEMVNNVILFCETIFDENSINCEFTYSEDFIINCSQSDFSDSILNILDNSIYALVNNKNKADRYILINFSNKILSIKDSGNGIEEELIMKIFEPYFSTKHQSFGLGLGLFTVNEFFVRNLNFKIELKNEEFEFKNKKLKGLNIIINFN